The region CTACTGGATCGAGGCCATGGGGACCGAGTGGGTCGTCGACGTGCACATGCCGGTCCCGAGAAAGCTGCTGGCGGGGGAGGTCGTCCTGCAGATCCCCGGAGAGCGTATCCACGTCCTTGAGCAGCGCTAGGCTGAACGGTTTCATGGATCGAGCAGGCCGAAATAGACAGGTCTGCGGAGGCTTGGGCACGAAGCTTTACAGGAGGGATCGGTGGGCATAGAAAGATCGCGCAAGGGGGTATAGTGATGAAGCGACTGTTGTTGGCAGTGCTGGTAGTTGCGCTGGCAGGCCTGAACATCGCCCACGCCGGGCCGGCGGCCGGTCGGGTTGCCGTGCTGTGCAGCCCGGCCGTCGAGTGGTGCGACGCCCTCAAGGCCCAGTTCCCGCGGGCCACTGGGATCACGCTCGACTTCGTGCGGATGAGCGCCGGTGAGGCTCTCACCCGCCTGCGTGCCGAGAAGGCGAACCCCACGTTCGACGCGTGGTTCGGAGGTACCGGCGATCCGCACTTCGTCGCCAACGAGGAGGGACTGACCGAGTTCTTCAAGCCACGCAACTGGGACGACCTGCGGCCCGAGTTCCGCGACGCCGTCGCGGGCAAGTACATCCCGCTGTACGCCGGCATCCTTGGCTGGGCGCTCAACCCGAAGCTGCTCCGCGACAAGAACCTGCCTGAGCCCCGCACGTGGAAGGACTTGGCCGACCCACGCTACAAGGGCCTCGTGGCCTACCCTAACCCCACCACCTCAGGGACCGCCTACACGATGGTGGCGACCATGGTCCAGCTCTACGGCGAGCGCGAGGCCTTCGAGGTGCTGAAGCGGATCCACCCCAACGTGGCGGAGTACACGCGTGCCGGCGCGGCGCCGGGCGTCCTGACTGGGCGCGGCGAGGTCGCGATCGGCGTGACGTTCAACCACGACTCGGTGGTGCAGATCCTGCGGGGGTTCCCGATCACGTATGGTTCGGCGCGCGATGGGACCGGTTACGAGATAGGCGGTATCAGCTTGATCAAGGGGGCGCCCAGCCGTGCAAACGGGATCGCGTTCATCGAGTGGGCGCTGAGCCCGGAGGCGCAGCGCCTCGCGAGCGAGGCCGGTGAGTCGTACCAGATTCCCTCCAACGCGAAGTCTCCCATACCCAGGGTCTCGCCGCGCTTCCAGGACTTCAATGTCATCAAGTACGACTTCGTCAGGTTCGGCAGGGCCGACGTGCGAGACAAGCTGCTCGATCGCTGGCTGAAGGAGGTCTTCCCGCTGCCCAAGTAGGCCGCCGGCTGCGCTCCGCAGGCCATCCCGACAGCAGCGACCGCGCGCCTTTTCCACAGAGGAGGCTTGGTGGCGCGACCGGGCGTGGGCTGAGGGCTGGGGGGTGAACCGCGCTGCTATACTGGCGCTGAAGGAGGTGTAGCCGATGAGACGGTTCTTGCTGTCAGGATTGATGCTCGCGCTGGCAGGCTTGGGCATCGTCCACGCCGGGCCGGCGCCTGGTAGGGTAACCGTGATCTGTAGTGCGGCTGTCGAGTGGTGCGATGTCCTCAAGGCGCATTTCCCGCGCGCCACGGGCATCGCGTTCGACTTCGTGCGCATGAGCACCGGCGAGGTGCTGGTGCGGCTGCGTGCCGAGCGGGCCAATCCGGTCTTCGATGTGTGGTTCGGCGGGACAGGCGACCCCCACTTCGTGGCAAACGAAGAGGGGTTGACCGAGTCTTTCCGGCCGCGCAACTGGGACGAGTTGAGGCCCGAGTTGCGCGATGCCGTCGCCGGCAAGTACATCCCACTCTACGCCGGGGTCCTGGGATGGGCGCTGAGCCCCAGGTTGCTGCGCGAGAAGAACCTGCCCGAGCCCCGCACCTGGAGGGACCTGGCCGAGCCCCACTACAGGGGGCTGGTGGCCTACGCGAACCCCTCGACTTCAGGCACGGGGTACACGATGCTTGCGACGATGGTGCAGGTGTACGGTGAGAAGGAGACGTTCGAGATACTCAAGCGGGTCCACCGCAACGTCGCCGAGTACACCAGGGCCGGGGCCGCTCCGGGAGTGCTGACCGGCCGGGGCGAGATAGCGATCGGCATCACGTTCAATCACGACTCGGTCATGCAGATCCTGCGGGGATTCCCCATCACCTACGGCTCGGCGCGTGACGGGACCGGCTACGAGATCGGCGGAATCAGTTTGGTGAAGGGCGCGCCCAACCGCGCCAACGGGATCACGTTCATCGAGTGGGCGCTAACCCCAGAGGCCCAGCGACTGGCTGGTGATCTCGCCGAGTCCTACCAGCTCCCCTCGAACTCCAGGACACCCGTGCCGCGTGTCTCGCCGCGCTTCCAGGATTTCAACGTCATCAAGTACGACTTCGTCAAGTTCGGCAGATCCGACGTGCGAGACCGCCTGATTGATCGCTGGCTGAAGGAGGTCTTCCCGCTACCCAAGTAGGCCGCAGGTTGCGCTCGGCAGGTGGGTGGAAGGAGTCCACCCACCTGCTATTCCAACAGAGGCGTCCGCGCGCCATTTCCACGGAGGAGGCCTGATGACCAGCTCCACGATCGCGATCACCCGCCCCGCGCACGCGCCGAGCATGACGCTTCTGGCCTGGGGAGGGCTGGCACTAGCCGGCGGCCTGTTGCTCCCCTGGTTCAGGACCGGCCGGGATCTTTCCGTCTTCGTCTCGGGAACGGCGGGGATCGGGCTGCTGGGCTCTGAGCCGGCCGTGGCCGCGGCCCTGGTTTGTGCGCTCCTTTCCGCCATCCTGGGCATGCTGAGGCTGCCGCTCTACCGCCGCGGCCAGCTGGCGCTCGTCACGGCCGCCGCAGGGTGCACTCTGGTCGCGCTTGCCCTCGCGGGTCACGGCCAGCCGATGGGTCCGGCGCCGGTAGTGATGTTTCTATGCTTTCTTTCGCTGGTTGGAACCGGGCTGTCGCTGAGCGGCTACCTGCGCGCCGATGCATTCATCGCGGCGAGCATAGTCTGGGTCGCGGTATTCGTCGTGCTCTTCATCCTGTACCCGCTGTGGGCCGTGCTGCAGGCGAGCGTGGTGGTCAAGGGGCGGCTGACGCTTGAGATGTTCGGCACGGTCTTCCAATCGCCGAACTTCCTGATGGTGAACAACCCGCTCACGCCCCGGGACGAGATGCGCATCGCCGCGACGTTCGGAGCCGTGGTCGCTGCGGTCGCCGGGTTTGTGGCGGCGGTGCTTACCAGGAAGATCCGCGCCGTGGTCGTGTGGGTGGCAGGCAGCGGCATCACCGGGTTGTTGCTCGCGGCCCTCTACCTGGGATTTGGAGCGGTGCGCAACAGCGTTCTGCTGGCTGCGGTCGTGGGCGTTGCCTCCACCGGTTTGGGGTTCCTGTTCGCGCTGCTGGCCGAGCGATCCCAACTCCCCACGCGGCGGCTGCTGGGGCCGGTCTCGATCCTTCCTATTATTACCCCGCCGTTCGTCCTGGGCCTGGCCATGGTCTACCTGTTCGGACGGCAGGGATTCGTCACGCACTCCGTGCTCGGGCTGTCAACCACCGTCTTCTCCGGGCTGCTAGGGCTGTCAATCGCCCAGATCCTGGCATACACGCCCATCGCCTTCCTTCTGCTACAGGGTGTTGTGCGCGCCATGGACATAGCCCTCGAGGAGGCCTCCGAGACGCTGGGGGCCTCCAACTGGTACACGCTGCGGACGGTTATCTGGCCGCTGGCGCGCCCGGGGATCGCGAACGCCTTCCTGCTGACGGTGATCGAGAGTCTGGCCGACTTCGGCAACCCCGTAGTGATCGGTGGCGGCAAGCCATACCTGGCGACAGAGGTGTTCTACGCCATCATCGGCCGCTACAACCCCAATGAGGCCGCTGTGTTCGGGGTTGTGCTGCTGAGCATGACGCTGGCGATCTTCCTTGTTCAGAGGTACTGGGTGGGCGAGCGGTTCTACGTGACGGTTACAGGCCGGCCCACCCATGCCACGCCGCGCAAACTGCCCCCGGCCTTGGACTACGCCGTCACCGGCGTGTTTCTGGTCTGGGTGCTGCTGATTGTGCTGCTCTACGGTTCGATCTTTGTCGGCAGCGTGACCAAGCTCTGGGGGTTTGACTACACCTTCACGCTCGCGCACGTGAAGGGGCTGTCCCCCTCGGGCTGGCACGTCTTTCGGACCACGGCCTCACTGTCGCTCATTGCCGCGCTGCCTTCCACCGCGCTGGGATTCCTCATCGGCTACCTGGTCACGCGCTACTCGTTCCCGGGGAGGCGGGCGCTGGAGTTCTCCTCGATGCTCTCGTTCGCGGTGCCCGGCACCGTGATGGGGATCGGCTACATCCTGGCCTTCAATACGGGGGTCCTCCTGTTGACGGGAACTGAACTGATAATCATCCTGGCCTTCGTCTTCCGGAACATGCCGGTGGCGATCCGCTCCGGGGTGGCGGCCATCCACCAGATAGACCGCTCGTTGGAGGAGTGCTCGACGATGCTGCGGGCTGGCTCGGTAACGACGCTGCGGCGCGTGGTCGCCCCACTCGTTCAGGCGGCACTGCTTTCCGGGCTCGTCTTCGCGTTTGTCCGGGCGATGACGGCCGTCAGCCAGGTCATATTCCTGGTGACCCCAAAGGTGAACCTGAGCACGGCTCTCATCCTGTCATACGTTGAGCACGGCAGCATGGGTAGGGCCGCGGCGCTTTCGTCGGTTCTGGTCGTATTCATGGCCGTTGTGATCATGATCATGTACTCGCTTACGACGCGGATAGACGCACGGGCTGGGCGCGGAGCGCAGGCCAAGCCCTAGGAAGCCGAGGTGTAGACAGAGATGGCGGTTTCGGCTACGCAACTGAAGCAGGTTCTGCACAAGGAGGCGTCCCCGGTCCGTTTCGAGCGCGTCACCAAGCGTTTCGGGACAGTCCTGGCCGTGGATGACGTGACGCTGGAAGTTCCGGCAGGCAATCTGGTGACGCTGCTGGGGCCCTCGGGCTGCGGGAAGACAACGGCCCTGCGGATGATCGCGGGCCTCGAGTGGCCGACTGAGGGGCGGGTCTACATCGGCGACGAGGACGTGACCCCGCTGCCTGCTGCCAACCGCAGCGTGACGATGGTGTTTCAGGCATACGCCCTGTTCCCTCACCTCACGGTCTTCGAGAACATCGCCTACGGCCTTCGGGTGATGCGCCGCCCCCAGGAGGAGATCCGCCACCGCGTCGGCGAGGCGATGAGCCTGGTCGGACTGCCGGGCCTGGAGCGCCGTGCGCCGGCGCAGCTCTCAGGCGGCCAGCAGCAGCGCGTGG is a window of Armatimonadota bacterium DNA encoding:
- a CDS encoding ABC transporter substrate-binding protein yields the protein MKRLLLAVLVVALAGLNIAHAGPAAGRVAVLCSPAVEWCDALKAQFPRATGITLDFVRMSAGEALTRLRAEKANPTFDAWFGGTGDPHFVANEEGLTEFFKPRNWDDLRPEFRDAVAGKYIPLYAGILGWALNPKLLRDKNLPEPRTWKDLADPRYKGLVAYPNPTTSGTAYTMVATMVQLYGEREAFEVLKRIHPNVAEYTRAGAAPGVLTGRGEVAIGVTFNHDSVVQILRGFPITYGSARDGTGYEIGGISLIKGAPSRANGIAFIEWALSPEAQRLASEAGESYQIPSNAKSPIPRVSPRFQDFNVIKYDFVRFGRADVRDKLLDRWLKEVFPLPK
- a CDS encoding ABC transporter substrate-binding protein, which codes for MRRFLLSGLMLALAGLGIVHAGPAPGRVTVICSAAVEWCDVLKAHFPRATGIAFDFVRMSTGEVLVRLRAERANPVFDVWFGGTGDPHFVANEEGLTESFRPRNWDELRPELRDAVAGKYIPLYAGVLGWALSPRLLREKNLPEPRTWRDLAEPHYRGLVAYANPSTSGTGYTMLATMVQVYGEKETFEILKRVHRNVAEYTRAGAAPGVLTGRGEIAIGITFNHDSVMQILRGFPITYGSARDGTGYEIGGISLVKGAPNRANGITFIEWALTPEAQRLAGDLAESYQLPSNSRTPVPRVSPRFQDFNVIKYDFVKFGRSDVRDRLIDRWLKEVFPLPK
- a CDS encoding iron ABC transporter permease, which encodes MTSSTIAITRPAHAPSMTLLAWGGLALAGGLLLPWFRTGRDLSVFVSGTAGIGLLGSEPAVAAALVCALLSAILGMLRLPLYRRGQLALVTAAAGCTLVALALAGHGQPMGPAPVVMFLCFLSLVGTGLSLSGYLRADAFIAASIVWVAVFVVLFILYPLWAVLQASVVVKGRLTLEMFGTVFQSPNFLMVNNPLTPRDEMRIAATFGAVVAAVAGFVAAVLTRKIRAVVVWVAGSGITGLLLAALYLGFGAVRNSVLLAAVVGVASTGLGFLFALLAERSQLPTRRLLGPVSILPIITPPFVLGLAMVYLFGRQGFVTHSVLGLSTTVFSGLLGLSIAQILAYTPIAFLLLQGVVRAMDIALEEASETLGASNWYTLRTVIWPLARPGIANAFLLTVIESLADFGNPVVIGGGKPYLATEVFYAIIGRYNPNEAAVFGVVLLSMTLAIFLVQRYWVGERFYVTVTGRPTHATPRKLPPALDYAVTGVFLVWVLLIVLLYGSIFVGSVTKLWGFDYTFTLAHVKGLSPSGWHVFRTTASLSLIAALPSTALGFLIGYLVTRYSFPGRRALEFSSMLSFAVPGTVMGIGYILAFNTGVLLLTGTELIIILAFVFRNMPVAIRSGVAAIHQIDRSLEECSTMLRAGSVTTLRRVVAPLVQAALLSGLVFAFVRAMTAVSQVIFLVTPKVNLSTALILSYVEHGSMGRAAALSSVLVVFMAVVIMIMYSLTTRIDARAGRGAQAKP